From a single Amphiprion ocellaris isolate individual 3 ecotype Okinawa chromosome 18, ASM2253959v1, whole genome shotgun sequence genomic region:
- the LOC111571613 gene encoding solute carrier family 2, facilitated glucose transporter member 11-like codes for MNSTGDTEPEETSKPSGSARTLALTVCSAAIGGTFQYGYNISIINSPTRYIQGFINDTYMERWGTALDTPQVTLVWTLIVSAFPMGGLLGALLAGPMSVRFGRKKSLLLNNFFLFVGAVLVLTCRLAKAFEMILLARFLVGMNSGVSMNVQPMYFGESAPKHLRGAVAFSSAVFTAFGIFLGQVVGLTEVLGAEPLWPYLLASNALPGLIQLVTLPWFPESPRYLLIDKGDREGCVQALGRLRGGEAPVLEMEEMLQEQQQQMSAALNSGSAASAKTPWSLFKNRNLRSQLWTVMFASSAMMLCGNDSIYFYASYIFLEAGIPPEKIQYVTIGTGASELTAAILSNLLIERVGRRYLLIGGYSLMTCWGIVFTVALTLQSRNVAGMAYLSMVCVFSYILSFGLGPAGVTGILPAEIFDQAARPAAYMVAGSLMWISLFLIGMLFPFIVNGLGNFCFLPFLAVCLVSAVFLGLTLPETKGKTLAQITAAFYRKNGRKMRETPDRQVDEPLQDHYQLGKACSFTTLTHDAEPDPDLKIGD; via the coding sequence ATGAACTCCACAGGAGATACTGAGCCAGAAGAAACCAGCAAACCCTCCGGCAGTGCCAGGACTCTTGCCTTGACTGTGTGCTCTGCTGCCATCGGAGGAACATTCCAGTATGGCTACAACATCTCCATCATCAATTCTCCCACCAGGTATATCCAGGGCTTCATCAATGACACCTACATGGAGCGATGGGGCACAGCTTTGGACACTCCTCAGGTGACACTAGTGTGGACTCTAATTGTGTCAGCGTTTCCAATGGGCGGTTTGCTAGGGGCCCTGCTAGCAGGGCCTATGTCGGTCCGCTTTGGTAGAAAGAAATCGCTGCTTCTGAACAATTTCTTCCTATTTGTTGGTGCTGTGCTTGTGCTAACGTGCAGGTTGGCCAAAGCCTTTGAGATGATCCTCCTCGCTCGCTTTCTGGTGGGGATGAACTCCGGTGTCAGCATGAACGTCCAGCCTATGTACTTTGGAGAAAGCGCACCCAAACATCTGAGAGGTGCTGTGGCtttttcctctgctgttttCACTGCGTTTGGCATCTTCTTGGGTCAGGTTGTGGGACTCACCGAGGTGCTGGGTGCAGAACCTCTTTGGCCCTACCTGCTTGCTAGTAATGCTTTGCCAGGGTTGATCCAGCTGGTTACCCTACCCTGGTTTCCTGAGAGCCCCAGATACCTTCTGATTGACAAGGGAGACAGGGAAGGATGTGTCCAGGCACTTGGGAGACTCCGTGGAGGGGAAGCTCCTGTCTTGGAGATGGAGGAGATGcttcaggagcagcagcagcaaatgtcCGCAGCCTTAAATTCTGGATCAGCAGCTTCTGCCAAGACACCCTGGTCCCTGTTTAAGAATAGAAACCTACGATCCCAACTCTGGACAGTAATGTTTGCTAGTAGCGCCATGATGCTCTGTGGGAATGATTCTATCTACTTCTATGCTTCCTACATCTTTTTGGAAGCAGGAATTCCACCAGAGAAAATTCAGTATGTCACAATCGGCACAGGAGCATCTGAGCTAACAGCTGCTATCCTGAGTAATCTCCTGATTGAACGTGTGGGACGCAGGTACCTTCTCATCGGGGGATACAGTCTTATGACCTGCTGGGGTATAGTCTTCACTGTAGCTCTTACCCTGCAGAGCCGTAACGTTGCGGGGATGGCATACCTCAGCATGGTATGTGTGTTTTCCTACATCCTCAGCTTCGGCTTGGGCCCTGCAGGAGTGACGGGGATCTTACCGGCTGAGATCTTCGACCAGGCAGCACGTCCAGCGGCGTACATGGTCGCAGGCTCACTTATGTGGATCAGCCTGTTCTTGATTGGAATGTTGTTTCCTTTCATCGTCAACGGCCTGGGGAATTTCTGCTTCCTGCCcttcctggctgtgtgtttGGTGTCCGCTGTGTTTTTGGGGCTTACCTTGCCAGAAACGAAGGGCAAGACACTGGCTCAGATTACTGCAGCATTTTATAGgaaaaatggaaggaaaatgagagaaactCCAGACAGGCAGGTGGATGAGCCCTTACAGGATCACTACCAGCTGGGTAAAGCCTGTTCTTTCACTACCTTAACGCATGATGCTGAACCTGATCCTGACTTAAAGATCGGTGACTGA
- the LOC111571607 gene encoding RNA-binding protein with serine-rich domain 1-B-like isoform X2, with translation MAPSPTKRKEDDKSKQRGKEKSETKKEGADKDRGREKNRTRRSASSGSSRSSSSSSSSSGSSSGSSSGSSSSASSHSGSSSSRSSSSSSSSSSPSPSRQRHNNRRRSRSKSKSAKKDDRDRRRRSPTPKPTKVYLGRLTRNVIKEHIQEIFSTYGKIKMIDMPMNRIHPHLSKGYAYVEFETPEEAEKALKHMDGGQIDGQEITVTAVLTPTVRPPPRRLSPPRRMPPPPPMWRRTPPRMRRRSRSPRRRSPVRRRSRSPGRRRHRSRSSSNSSR, from the exons AT GGCACCTTCCCCAACAAAGAGGAAGGAGGATGACAAAAGTAAACAGCGTGGTAAAGAGaagtcagaaaccaaaaaagagGGAGCTGACAAAGACAGGGGTCGAGAGAAGAACCGGACACGACGCAGTGCTTCCAGTggcagcagcag gtccagctccagctccagcagcagctcgggTTCCAGCTCTGGATCCTCCAGTGGCTccagctcctctgcctccaGCCACTCGGGCTCCTCCAGCTCccgctcctcttcctcttcatcctcatcctcctcgcCGAGCCCCAGCCGCCAACGCCACAACAACAGACGACGGTCACGCTCAAA ATCAAAATCAGCAAAGAAGGATGACAGAGATCGACGACGTAGAAGCCCCACACCCAAACCTACCAAGGTCTACCTGGGCCGGCTGACCAGAAATGTCATCAAG GAACACATCCAGGAGATCTTCTCCACTTATGGCAAGATCAAGATGATTGACATGCCGATGAACCGCATCCACCCTCATCTGTCCAAGGGCTACGCTTATGTGGAGTTTGAAACCCCTGAGGAGGCAGAGAAGGCCCTGAAACACATGGATGGAG GTCAGATTGACGGTCAGGAAATCACAGTCACGGCCGTGCTGACTCCCACAGTGCGTCCCCCTCCTCGCAGGCTGTCCCCTCCACGCAGGATGCCTCCTCCACCCCCGATGTGGCGGCGAACTCCTCCTCGAATGCGGAGAAG GTCTCGGTCTCCTCGGCGACGCTCTCCGGTGCGGCGCAGGTCTCGATCACCCGGCCGACGCCGCCACCGGTCACGCTCCAGTTCCAACTCTTCCCGCTAG